A genome region from Halococcus salifodinae DSM 8989 includes the following:
- a CDS encoding DUF7344 domain-containing protein translates to MAIDLPETPIDLLRFLLHPVTADDLNEFHYLLSNRRRRLAIARVSVLVPGKFIDTNTLARWIAGVETGMEPKAVPTGDYQAVYNGLTQTHLPALDDAGVVNYNSDRKRVRRGPAIHAAVVLIIVSTGVLWVLPQRNRDESSG, encoded by the coding sequence ATGGCGATCGATCTCCCGGAAACGCCGATTGACCTCCTTCGGTTCCTGCTTCACCCCGTGACTGCGGACGATCTGAACGAGTTCCATTACCTGCTGTCAAACCGGCGACGCCGCCTCGCTATCGCTCGCGTGTCCGTTCTCGTTCCGGGCAAGTTCATCGACACCAACACTCTTGCGCGCTGGATCGCTGGTGTGGAGACAGGTATGGAGCCCAAAGCCGTCCCGACGGGCGACTATCAGGCCGTGTATAATGGTCTCACCCAAACCCACCTTCCGGCGCTCGACGACGCAGGGGTCGTCAACTACAATTCCGACCGCAAGCGCGTTCGTCGGGGGCCAGCAATCCACGCGGCGGTTGTTCTAATCATTGTATCAACTGGGGTTTTGTGGGTTCTCCCACAACGGAATCGGGATGAATCGAGTGGGTGA
- a CDS encoding site-specific integrase, with protein sequence MSKYGDLNYDPRWYESPIEKYMEYKSRDSLTQTRMDKIRYTIHRSRDGADYAAWDEYVDWRKEVGVDDAWDYLDQLRDAGLAGRSVEGKIIIVQSFLEELFKRGVVNGNPIALVHDEASFDTTTKGKIKLTVDEVGQYLSNVPDPQDRAAGVLMGKTGMRKGELLNIDLMDLNLDHPEYQSYLSDRGIELHPKVKKQPDSLFISPEPTVGEKYRGEVRRAGNKRKRKTVFPTDQETKHALLDWIAMRPEIGYPHNLWTNDTRKGRKSVPSFNLKLTGRYAVEAGVIEDASDEEFTPHWFRHFFTTQLQPGRGDHPRHLEPSMIKYLRGDVMEDIMGEYTHDWGDTIRPAYEDAIYQFGLYD encoded by the coding sequence ATGAGTAAATATGGCGACCTCAACTACGATCCGCGTTGGTATGAATCTCCTATAGAGAAGTACATGGAGTACAAAAGTCGAGATTCACTCACGCAAACGCGGATGGACAAGATTAGATATACAATTCACAGATCACGGGACGGAGCCGATTATGCGGCCTGGGACGAATATGTCGACTGGCGAAAAGAGGTAGGCGTAGACGATGCGTGGGACTATCTCGATCAGCTCAGAGATGCTGGACTTGCTGGACGGTCGGTTGAAGGAAAGATAATAATAGTGCAGTCATTTCTCGAGGAACTATTCAAGCGGGGAGTAGTAAATGGGAATCCAATAGCGCTCGTCCACGATGAGGCTAGCTTTGACACCACGACAAAAGGGAAAATCAAACTGACGGTCGACGAAGTCGGACAGTATCTGAGCAATGTACCGGATCCTCAGGACCGAGCAGCGGGTGTCCTCATGGGCAAGACAGGTATGCGAAAGGGAGAGCTATTGAACATAGATTTGATGGATCTCAATCTCGATCATCCGGAATACCAGTCGTATCTCAGCGATCGAGGGATTGAACTCCATCCGAAAGTCAAGAAGCAACCAGATTCGTTATTTATTTCGCCGGAGCCAACAGTAGGCGAAAAATATCGCGGTGAAGTCAGAAGAGCAGGTAACAAGCGAAAGCGGAAGACAGTTTTTCCAACGGATCAAGAAACCAAGCACGCATTACTCGACTGGATAGCGATGCGTCCGGAAATCGGGTATCCACACAACTTGTGGACAAATGATACGAGGAAAGGCCGGAAGAGTGTTCCAAGTTTTAACCTAAAGTTGACTGGTAGATACGCTGTGGAAGCAGGTGTCATTGAGGATGCATCAGACGAAGAATTTACCCCACACTGGTTTCGGCATTTCTTCACCACGCAACTGCAACCGGGGCGGGGTGACCATCCGCGCCATCTAGAGCCGTCAATGATCAAGTATCTTCGAGGTGATGTCATGGAAGATATCATGGGGGAGTATACTCACGATTGGGGGGATACGATCAGACCTGCCTACGAGGATGCGATCTACCAGTTTGGTCTCTACGATTGA
- a CDS encoding DUF5805 domain-containing protein: MTRAGRRQFGYDQSGRSSEVEHTLKTNKEESNTADIKGFVEKNLATKTAIDEDELVDLIRDDIGSAIDELRDDGKAKYSASEGGWLRVVNDE; encoded by the coding sequence ATGACCCGCGCTGGCCGACGTCAGTTCGGGTATGACCAATCCGGAAGATCATCGGAAGTAGAACACACGCTCAAGACAAACAAGGAGGAATCGAATACAGCCGATATCAAAGGATTCGTGGAAAAAAATCTCGCAACGAAAACAGCCATCGACGAAGACGAACTGGTAGACCTGATTAGAGATGACATCGGGTCGGCAATCGATGAGCTAAGAGATGACGGTAAAGCAAAGTATAGTGCCTCAGAGGGTGGCTGGCTCAGGGTGGTCAACGATGAGTAA
- a CDS encoding MraZ N-terminal domain-containing protein, protein MEDSISFSKKVDSKGRLVIPKEHRQALTIEGREAIVEFEATKLTYLDEDDGGES, encoded by the coding sequence ATGGAAGACTCGATCTCCTTCAGCAAGAAGGTGGACTCAAAAGGCCGGTTGGTGATTCCAAAAGAACACCGACAGGCGCTCACCATCGAAGGGCGGGAAGCGATCGTCGAATTTGAAGCAACGAAGTTGACGTACCTTGACGAAGACGACGGAGGTGAGTCCTAA
- a CDS encoding winged helix-turn-helix domain-containing protein encodes MSEELQNPDRDKKTRRTEHPSGWLVLTKNESVPYIVDALLDAPPHREFNQTELAELAGVSRQSVSRYLDLLVDVGIVEALDGTSPQRYRFNPESHVSEALIRLDGAMNDAGVEPEASS; translated from the coding sequence ATGAGCGAAGAACTACAAAACCCCGATCGCGACAAAAAGACACGCCGGACCGAGCATCCATCCGGATGGCTCGTCCTCACGAAAAACGAGAGCGTCCCATACATCGTCGATGCACTCCTGGATGCACCGCCACACCGCGAGTTCAATCAGACCGAGCTGGCGGAGCTCGCTGGCGTCAGCCGGCAGTCGGTAAGCCGATATCTCGACCTCTTGGTCGACGTCGGGATCGTCGAGGCGCTCGACGGCACATCTCCCCAGCGGTATCGATTCAATCCGGAGAGCCACGTCAGTGAGGCACTCATCCGTCTCGATGGTGCTATGAATGACGCCGGAGTCGAACCCGAAGCCAGTTCCTGA
- a CDS encoding ParA family protein, protein MSAGDFDGIPGAAISLLKGGVGKSTIALNIADRLTARGHETVLIDLDKDGHMTTQLGYDDAYDREANLGDALIDGNDPRELLIETDFGVHLLPSNNELENVETRLKDERFADVKLRRNVVEPLINNGYDYMIIDAAGGRGKLSDNALIAVQRVIIPLIPRAGSINGLNKMIERQISPIRENIGLDILAVSPNMIRETMGQHNEHRTLVENLNREFGSFVPEYARVDSELFDSLDDSTRSVDTIPKPGIRERTSISRAFKQGMPVSKFDEDCDQIPNFDHLADLVEEHSHA, encoded by the coding sequence ATGAGCGCCGGAGACTTCGATGGAATCCCAGGCGCAGCTATCTCGTTGCTCAAAGGAGGCGTAGGGAAGTCCACAATAGCGCTTAACATCGCCGATCGCCTCACAGCCCGTGGTCATGAGACAGTACTGATTGACCTAGATAAGGATGGGCATATGACAACCCAGTTGGGCTACGACGATGCGTACGATCGGGAAGCAAATCTCGGTGATGCTCTTATCGACGGCAACGATCCCCGTGAGTTACTCATTGAGACGGATTTCGGTGTTCACCTCTTACCCTCGAATAACGAACTTGAGAACGTGGAGACAAGGTTGAAAGACGAACGGTTCGCAGACGTGAAACTCCGTCGGAATGTCGTCGAACCGCTCATCAACAACGGTTATGACTATATGATAATTGATGCCGCCGGCGGCCGTGGCAAGCTTTCCGATAATGCGCTTATCGCCGTCCAACGGGTGATCATCCCCTTGATCCCCCGTGCAGGCTCAATCAACGGCCTCAATAAGATGATTGAACGGCAAATCTCTCCAATTCGGGAGAATATCGGCCTAGACATCCTCGCAGTCTCTCCGAACATGATACGGGAGACGATGGGACAGCACAATGAACATCGGACTCTCGTTGAGAATCTCAATCGTGAGTTCGGTTCGTTTGTTCCTGAATACGCCCGGGTAGATTCAGAATTGTTCGATTCACTAGATGATTCAACGCGTAGCGTCGATACTATCCCAAAACCAGGTATCCGCGAACGGACATCAATCTCGCGAGCTTTCAAGCAAGGAATGCCTGTTTCGAAATTTGACGAAGATTGTGATCAAATCCCGAATTTCGATCACTTGGCCGATCTCGTGGAGGAACACAGCCATGCCTAA
- a CDS encoding PadR family transcriptional regulator translates to MDDLTAFQRDVLYVIGGLDDETPPYGLAIKKELDRHYSGEINHGRLYPNLDELSEMGLVEKGSVDDRTNSYGLTERGHREIEARREWENQYVAVEA, encoded by the coding sequence ATGGATGATCTGACCGCGTTCCAGCGGGATGTGCTGTACGTGATCGGCGGGCTGGATGATGAGACACCGCCGTATGGGCTGGCGATCAAGAAGGAACTCGACAGGCATTATTCGGGTGAAATCAACCACGGCCGTCTGTATCCAAATCTCGACGAGCTGTCGGAGATGGGTCTCGTCGAGAAAGGCAGCGTCGACGACCGGACAAACTCGTATGGTCTCACCGAGCGCGGCCACCGCGAGATCGAGGCCCGCCGCGAATGGGAAAACCAGTACGTCGCTGTCGAGGCGTGA
- a CDS encoding TRAM domain-containing protein, whose translation MVEIPDRLECLFSTSIDQQGDSYRIEVPRSELEEGTIAAGETYRVAIVSGTPRSDDAETRQQPDGASSLPESDSDSPTQQSPPVESGDVREVTIESLGDQGDGIAKIDRGYVVIVPGTRPDDEVTVEIENARENVAFARVRDDIGSDDSSEFDDPLAEETLGENE comes from the coding sequence ATGGTCGAGATTCCCGACCGGCTGGAGTGTCTGTTCAGCACGTCGATCGACCAACAGGGTGACTCGTACAGGATCGAGGTCCCACGCTCCGAACTCGAAGAGGGAACAATCGCTGCTGGTGAGACCTACCGAGTAGCGATCGTCTCGGGTACGCCCCGTTCGGATGATGCCGAGACTCGACAGCAACCGGATGGCGCTTCGTCGTTACCGGAGTCGGATTCAGATAGCCCCACCCAGCAGTCACCACCGGTAGAGTCGGGCGACGTGCGTGAGGTGACTATCGAGTCATTAGGTGATCAGGGCGACGGAATTGCGAAAATCGATCGTGGGTACGTCGTGATCGTGCCTGGTACTCGCCCCGACGATGAAGTCACCGTCGAGATCGAGAACGCACGCGAGAACGTGGCGTTCGCCCGCGTTCGCGACGACATCGGTTCGGACGACAGTTCGGAGTTCGATGATCCGTTGGCGGAGGAGACGCTCGGAGAGAATGAGTAA
- a CDS encoding M3 family oligoendopeptidase → MDLPARDEVSTEYRFDLTTIFGNPDEWKAARDELLERLEKLDQLATEPPETTEGLEEILSETEECYRLRQRLDLYATLSKNVNTDSESAAERQRDFKDLEASFDPVVGTVHRALGDLTDDDFTALIEPIEDYRYYAENLRSQARHVQSPAVETVIAEHGEVRSGPDRILRAITTEDFDSPEVKRPDGETVEIRPGNYQTELSHPDRDYRRRVHEAYHTEHHRFAATTIRTSAEKLSAADTESSIRGYDSIRERDLRGTYPETGLEPAVPESVHDTLLEAVRNNLGPYHRAQQLRRERLDVEKLRPWDRRVSLAEQPAPDLDYEDALELVIDSLTPLGEDYVDRARNFLHDRRIDVYPTQNKRTDIPAYCPSSAPDGAFVLANFRGDVRTMFFIAHELGHALNVAYHRDGPARYATSPSAVCEVPSILHELLLAEECMQEGGSLAAHAQNRLVECVAGNLYRNARTAAYNHALATKIESGEELTPENARDIYDDLLDEFDPVYEREGVIDRVGGIGIRIPYSSYQYVLGATGALAVRDSLKENLVSPNEYRQFLRQTGHRPPFDSFSALDLDIQSFGPFERATAKFDSYLDHL, encoded by the coding sequence ATGGATCTACCAGCCCGCGACGAAGTCAGCACTGAGTACCGCTTCGATTTGACCACGATATTCGGAAATCCAGACGAATGGAAAGCCGCCCGTGACGAACTCCTCGAAAGGCTTGAAAAGCTAGATCAGCTGGCGACAGAGCCGCCGGAGACAACCGAAGGTCTCGAAGAGATTCTCTCTGAGACGGAGGAGTGTTATCGGCTCCGACAGAGACTGGACCTCTACGCAACACTCTCGAAGAACGTGAATACGGACTCCGAATCCGCAGCCGAACGTCAACGCGATTTCAAGGATTTGGAGGCGTCTTTCGATCCTGTCGTGGGGACGGTACACCGAGCGCTTGGCGACCTTACCGATGACGACTTTACTGCGCTCATCGAACCAATCGAAGACTACCGCTACTACGCGGAGAACCTGCGCTCACAGGCGAGACACGTTCAGTCGCCGGCCGTCGAAACTGTCATCGCAGAACATGGGGAGGTTCGATCAGGCCCTGATCGAATTCTTCGCGCGATTACGACTGAGGACTTTGATTCCCCAGAAGTGAAGCGTCCCGACGGGGAAACAGTCGAAATCCGCCCGGGGAACTACCAGACGGAGTTATCCCATCCCGACCGAGACTACCGACGGCGCGTGCACGAAGCGTATCATACGGAACACCATCGATTCGCCGCGACGACGATTCGAACGTCTGCGGAGAAGCTCTCCGCGGCAGATACGGAATCCAGCATCCGTGGCTATGACTCTATCCGAGAGCGGGATCTCCGAGGAACGTATCCTGAAACCGGACTCGAACCAGCCGTCCCCGAATCTGTACACGATACACTCCTTGAAGCGGTTCGAAACAACCTTGGACCCTATCACCGAGCCCAACAGCTGCGACGAGAGAGGCTCGACGTTGAGAAACTCCGCCCATGGGACCGTCGTGTTTCGCTCGCTGAACAGCCTGCTCCAGACCTCGATTACGAAGATGCGTTAGAGCTGGTCATAGACTCACTTACGCCGCTTGGAGAGGACTACGTTGACCGCGCACGGAACTTCCTCCATGACCGGCGCATCGATGTCTATCCGACGCAAAACAAACGAACCGATATTCCAGCATACTGTCCATCTTCAGCACCGGACGGTGCTTTCGTTCTCGCGAATTTCCGAGGCGATGTCAGGACGATGTTCTTCATCGCACACGAACTTGGGCACGCTCTGAACGTGGCGTATCACCGGGACGGTCCAGCTCGATACGCAACGAGTCCCTCTGCTGTCTGCGAGGTGCCTTCGATTCTGCACGAACTGCTGCTAGCAGAAGAGTGTATGCAGGAAGGGGGTTCACTTGCTGCACACGCACAAAACCGTCTTGTCGAGTGTGTTGCAGGGAACCTGTATCGGAACGCCCGTACTGCGGCATATAACCACGCTCTTGCAACGAAGATTGAGTCTGGGGAAGAGCTAACACCGGAGAACGCACGGGACATATACGACGACCTGCTTGACGAGTTCGATCCGGTCTATGAACGCGAAGGGGTAATTGACCGAGTTGGAGGGATTGGTATTCGGATACCCTATTCCAGCTATCAGTATGTACTCGGTGCAACAGGGGCGCTCGCAGTTCGTGATAGCCTCAAGGAAAACTTAGTATCTCCCAACGAATACCGACAGTTCCTTCGACAAACCGGTCACAGACCGCCATTCGATTCATTCTCCGCGCTTGATCTAGATATTCAGTCATTTGGTCCCTTCGAACGTGCCACCGCGAAATTCGATAGTTATCTCGACCATCTATAG
- a CDS encoding DEAD/DEAH box helicase family protein codes for MRVEFDGGTLLLREASENVPYAEWDDRIDDYRAPAYRYRPLLEWADAWGGDDSSSATEESAHQETIQSATVGIEDTARAYPALALDPALQIEPREYQQAALDAWRTHDRRGSVVLPTGSGKTFLGIQAIADAGVATLVVAPTIDLMNQWHATLTNAFGDQLPRQSGDGPEQVVGVLGGGTHEIRPITVTTYDSAYRYIDKYGDQFGLLIADEIHHLPAPTYRQIPEMTIAPYRLGLTATYERADDAHELLEDTDLVGPVVYEEDVDELAGEYLSEYETIHMQVELTDDERPQYDEEYGIYREYVDTHDFDLWKAKGYQEFLAHTSYDSDGRRALIAKQRAEELARTAAKKLDTLDTLLKRHHDDRTIIFTANNDFAYEISQEFIVPCITHQTKTDERTEILERFRTGEYSILATSQVLDEGIDVPAANVGIILSGSASKRQYAQRLGRILRPTDERQPARLYEIIATDTMENYVSQRRREGVEAEA; via the coding sequence ATGCGGGTCGAGTTCGACGGAGGTACGCTCCTACTGCGGGAGGCCAGTGAGAACGTTCCGTACGCGGAGTGGGACGACCGGATTGACGACTATCGCGCGCCTGCGTATCGGTACCGTCCCCTGCTCGAATGGGCCGACGCATGGGGTGGTGATGATTCCAGCTCCGCTACAGAGGAATCAGCCCACCAAGAGACCATCCAGTCGGCGACTGTTGGGATCGAGGACACGGCTCGGGCCTATCCCGCCCTCGCGCTCGATCCGGCGCTCCAGATCGAACCACGCGAGTACCAGCAGGCGGCGCTCGATGCGTGGCGAACCCATGATCGTCGCGGCAGCGTCGTGCTCCCGACCGGGAGCGGCAAGACGTTCCTGGGTATTCAAGCCATCGCAGATGCCGGTGTCGCCACGCTCGTGGTCGCGCCGACGATCGACCTGATGAACCAGTGGCATGCGACGCTCACCAACGCTTTCGGCGACCAACTCCCCCGTCAGAGCGGAGATGGGCCCGAACAGGTGGTCGGTGTCCTCGGTGGCGGCACCCATGAGATCAGACCGATCACGGTCACGACCTACGACAGCGCGTATCGCTACATCGACAAGTACGGCGACCAATTCGGCCTCTTGATCGCGGACGAAATTCACCACCTGCCGGCCCCGACCTACAGGCAGATCCCCGAGATGACCATCGCACCATACCGTCTCGGGCTCACCGCTACTTACGAGCGCGCCGACGATGCTCACGAACTCCTCGAAGACACCGATCTCGTGGGGCCCGTCGTCTACGAAGAGGACGTCGACGAGCTTGCCGGCGAGTATCTCAGCGAGTACGAAACCATCCACATGCAGGTCGAGTTGACCGACGACGAGCGCCCCCAATACGACGAGGAGTACGGCATCTACCGCGAGTACGTCGACACGCACGACTTCGACCTCTGGAAAGCCAAGGGGTATCAGGAATTCCTCGCGCACACCTCCTACGATTCCGATGGTCGGCGGGCGCTGATCGCCAAGCAACGCGCTGAGGAGCTCGCACGCACGGCAGCGAAGAAACTCGATACGCTCGACACCCTGCTCAAACGCCATCACGACGACCGCACGATCATCTTCACCGCGAACAACGACTTCGCCTACGAGATTTCCCAGGAGTTCATCGTCCCCTGCATCACCCATCAGACCAAGACCGACGAGCGCACGGAGATCCTCGAACGATTCCGAACGGGCGAGTACTCGATCTTAGCGACCTCGCAGGTACTGGACGAGGGCATCGACGTGCCCGCCGCCAACGTCGGGATCATCCTCTCAGGGAGCGCGTCAAAACGCCAGTACGCCCAACGCCTCGGGCGAATCCTGCGACCCACCGACGAGCGCCAGCCCGCGCGGCTCTACGAGATCATCGCCACGGACACGATGGAGAACTACGTCTCTCAGCGCCGCCGCGAAGGCGTCGAGGCAGAAGCGTGA
- a CDS encoding DUF790 family protein has product MLTADLARSRTSDGKVMPLFIDSEDAQYRETASELIELFETHVGEPKADLDTAIDQLTVADTDYKIIQGLAKLLRDECDFETVAAAEPREIRQRLFARANDSYPIVRQPTLGEDIQKLDVYTAVADELGISLAECHQGMYADLDANNRLVRFGDQVAESVELDTDGTTSTTQLTGQSEEAYTGKALTVEWLLHRYNLALAQAVLYDATELRIRVWDHFATTFSYVKLFGLMHRIYPIDEHGERVSSTDLAAGYEAILDGPASLFRQSRKYGIRMANFLPALPHCERWDLTAEILTDESANETREFALDQTAGLQTHYTGGSRYDSDLERTLADKWERANTEWELVREDDVIDLGAEVLLPDFALEHPDGRRAILEIVGFWTPEYLEEKLAKVRQTDVDNLLLAVSEELDCTSEDIDLEADRVLWFKTGIHVYDVVDLAEAYAVQAPSAGP; this is encoded by the coding sequence ATGCTGACGGCCGATCTCGCGCGCTCACGAACATCTGACGGCAAAGTGATGCCGCTGTTCATCGATTCCGAGGACGCTCAGTATCGGGAGACGGCGAGCGAGTTGATCGAGCTATTCGAGACGCACGTGGGTGAGCCGAAGGCCGACCTCGATACGGCGATCGATCAGCTGACGGTAGCGGATACCGACTACAAGATCATCCAGGGGCTGGCAAAGTTGCTTCGTGACGAGTGCGATTTCGAGACGGTGGCGGCAGCCGAGCCGCGCGAGATCCGCCAGCGACTGTTCGCGCGCGCGAACGACTCGTATCCGATTGTCCGGCAGCCGACGCTCGGTGAGGACATCCAGAAGCTCGACGTCTACACGGCGGTCGCCGACGAGCTCGGGATCTCACTTGCGGAGTGTCATCAGGGGATGTATGCGGATCTGGATGCGAACAACCGCCTCGTGCGCTTCGGCGATCAGGTCGCCGAGTCGGTCGAACTGGACACTGATGGGACGACCAGCACGACCCAGTTGACCGGTCAGAGCGAGGAGGCGTACACAGGCAAGGCCCTCACCGTCGAGTGGCTGCTGCATCGGTACAACCTCGCGCTCGCGCAGGCAGTACTGTACGACGCGACCGAGTTGCGCATTCGGGTGTGGGACCACTTCGCGACGACATTTAGCTACGTGAAGCTGTTCGGGCTGATGCACCGGATCTATCCGATTGACGAGCACGGCGAACGAGTGTCGAGCACGGACCTCGCGGCTGGGTACGAAGCGATCTTGGACGGTCCGGCTTCGCTGTTCAGGCAGTCGCGCAAGTACGGCATCCGGATGGCGAACTTCCTGCCCGCGCTGCCCCACTGCGAGCGGTGGGACCTCACGGCGGAGATTCTCACCGACGAGTCAGCCAACGAAACACGGGAGTTCGCGCTGGATCAGACGGCAGGGCTCCAAACGCACTACACTGGTGGCAGTCGGTACGACAGCGACCTCGAACGCACGCTCGCCGACAAGTGGGAGAGGGCGAATACGGAGTGGGAACTGGTCCGTGAGGACGACGTGATCGATCTGGGGGCAGAGGTGCTGCTGCCGGACTTCGCGCTCGAACATCCCGATGGGCGACGGGCAATCCTCGAGATAGTAGGCTTTTGGACGCCGGAGTATCTCGAAGAGAAGCTCGCTAAGGTTCGTCAGACCGATGTGGACAATCTACTCTTAGCGGTGTCCGAGGAGTTGGACTGTACGAGCGAAGACATTGATCTCGAAGCCGACCGAGTGCTCTGGTTCAAGACCGGCATCCACGTTTACGATGTGGTCGACCTCGCCGAGGCGTATGCAGTTCAGGCCCCTTCTGCTGGTCCCTGA
- a CDS encoding nucleotidyltransferase family protein, whose amino-acid sequence MSQEERSEALIDVLADLERSTIDFVLVGGYAVSQFETRFSTDLDLVIAPEDTDAVVAFLEDHDFERKNELEVPPEETTYDREIELFERTEGLPHPIGVDLLVNGLGCRQTEAEWSFDYLRDHSSETTISGGTRSTAASVADGEVLVAAKLHSARKTDLADVLAAVPHVDFPTVASHLHRGDEDALQAQLKDAQEFIEDGGLDHRFKSMFGQSSASPENIDALLEFLREQQY is encoded by the coding sequence ATGAGCCAAGAAGAACGAAGCGAGGCCCTCATCGACGTGCTTGCCGATCTAGAGCGCTCCACCATCGACTTCGTCCTCGTCGGGGGCTACGCCGTCTCACAGTTCGAGACGCGCTTTTCGACCGATCTGGACCTCGTCATCGCACCCGAAGACACCGATGCCGTGGTGGCGTTCTTGGAAGACCACGATTTCGAACGAAAGAACGAACTCGAAGTGCCACCAGAAGAAACCACGTATGACCGCGAAATCGAGCTTTTCGAGCGGACCGAAGGGCTGCCACACCCAATCGGCGTCGATCTACTAGTGAACGGTCTGGGATGCCGACAGACCGAGGCCGAGTGGTCGTTCGACTACCTTCGCGATCACAGCTCCGAGACGACCATCTCCGGAGGAACACGATCAACCGCCGCTTCTGTCGCCGACGGTGAGGTCTTGGTCGCTGCCAAGCTCCACAGCGCCCGCAAAACCGATCTGGCTGACGTCCTCGCTGCCGTCCCTCACGTTGACTTTCCGACCGTGGCATCGCATCTTCATCGAGGAGACGAAGACGCACTCCAAGCCCAGCTCAAGGACGCTCAGGAGTTCATCGAAGACGGCGGGCTGGATCACCGATTCAAGAGCATGTTCGGCCAATCGTCGGCCTCGCCAGAGAACATCGACGCTTTGCTCGAATTTCTCAGGGAGCAACAGTACTGA
- a CDS encoding DUF7282 domain-containing protein — MTYLQKAFIIFAVTRRYMSSTSSLSAWFFLILLILTVGAIPATQISTAAENNATTNTSAANQTIQQNGSSIQFGDQQSDGTTVIVKSATLPEGGFIVIHEAISNTATPSSSSSNPSPPTSETMIERRSPTTTVGSPRTPEQLTPQPVDVASIIGVSEYLDPGTHRNVTVDLFNVSGKEFDRSQLTESQDVASAELHRDTNNNNRFDFLTSNRSTDTPYYVPYLMSGDRVIQKGPIIDNAVIAIGEDVREAQGLGPTPRGTAVAAGGADGSNGSAPVGSNGSTSVQTRADTGVSTGSATSERTRGSGPGFGVLIAIVAILSTLILTQRV; from the coding sequence GTGACCTACCTCCAGAAAGCATTTATCATATTCGCAGTGACGAGAAGATACATGTCGTCCACCTCATCTCTCAGCGCGTGGTTCTTTCTAATTCTCCTTATACTTACCGTGGGTGCAATCCCAGCCACCCAGATCAGCACCGCAGCGGAGAACAACGCGACCACGAACACCTCCGCAGCGAATCAAACGATACAACAGAACGGAAGCTCGATCCAATTCGGTGATCAGCAGTCCGATGGAACGACTGTCATCGTAAAGTCAGCGACACTCCCCGAAGGTGGGTTCATCGTTATTCATGAAGCGATATCGAACACCGCAACACCTTCCAGTTCTAGCTCCAATCCCTCGCCTCCGACTTCAGAGACGATGATCGAACGCCGCTCGCCCACGACTACCGTCGGCAGTCCGCGAACGCCAGAGCAGCTCACTCCCCAACCGGTCGATGTAGCGAGTATCATTGGTGTCTCAGAGTACCTCGATCCCGGCACCCATCGAAATGTGACCGTTGACTTGTTCAACGTGTCCGGAAAAGAGTTTGACCGCTCCCAACTGACCGAGAGCCAAGATGTTGCAAGTGCGGAACTTCACCGCGACACGAACAACAACAACCGATTTGACTTTCTCACCTCGAATCGATCCACGGATACACCATACTATGTTCCATATCTGATGAGTGGAGACAGGGTGATCCAGAAAGGACCCATTATCGATAACGCAGTCATCGCAATCGGCGAAGACGTACGGGAAGCCCAGGGTCTCGGTCCGACACCCCGTGGAACGGCTGTGGCTGCAGGAGGAGCGGATGGATCGAACGGATCGGCACCGGTTGGATCGAACGGATCGACATCGGTTCAGACACGGGCAGATACTGGCGTTTCCACAGGCTCAGCGACCAGTGAAAGAACCAGGGGAAGCGGACCCGGCTTCGGCGTTCTCATTGCAATCGTTGCTATCCTGAGCACCCTCATTCTCACACAGCGTGTATAG